The following are from one region of the Capsicum annuum cultivar UCD-10X-F1 chromosome 1, UCD10Xv1.1, whole genome shotgun sequence genome:
- the LOC107840710 gene encoding serine/threonine-protein kinase PBS1, whose product MLDLAKLLFFPRFARVSDGGQSLNLKHLTILFYVVCITNAELPDKPFEQQPVSPVNKPVEAPGMPDLPLPANVPAFHRQHKKHFPHGAPWLGLAPAQPPDYGPLVTAAHPPSSSSLSKPSMKKNGVVPPGAGLAPPHSTEISPSQSSPSTLPAGLAQPPLSPHTSNCCGQDMVLKRGSQDCQCVYPLKIDLLLLNVSSNPNWKLFLNEFAAQLGLKVSQIELINFYMVDLSKLNISMDITPDKGVGLSSDEAFAINASLSMHKIQLDPTLVGGYQLLNITLFKPPISSQAPRSALSPVEVAPKLPSAPAVAVSSDKGKRPSLILIVGIVAGILIITIISTLFIYFCGSNHGKKKGSHKEVEKPMRVDAVPAQGSFPHPTSTRFLPYEELKEATNNFAPSSILGEGGFGRVFKGVLSDGTAVAIKRLTSGGQQGDKEFLVEVEMLSRLHHRNLVKLVGYYSSREFSQNLLCYELVSNGSLEAWLHGPLGLNCPLDWDTRMKIALDAARGLAYLHEDSQPCVIHRDFKASNILLENNFHAKVADFGLAKQAPEGQANYLSTRVMGTFGYVAPEYAMTGHLLVKSDVYSYGVVLLELLTGRRPVDMAQPSGQENLVTWARPILRDKDRLEELADPRVEGKYPKEDFVRVCTIAAACVAPEASQRPTMGEVVQSLKMVQRVTEYQDTTINSGTRPNLRQSSTTFESDGTSSMFSSGPYSGLSVFENDVSRAAVFSEDLHEGR is encoded by the exons ATGTTGGACTTGGCAAAGCTACTGTTCTTTCCCCGTTTTGCTA GGGTATCAGATGGGGGCCAATCTTTGAATTTAAAGCATTtaaccattttattttatgtcgTGTGCATCACTAATGCGGAGTTGCCTGATAAGCCATTTGAGCAACAGCCTGTTTCTCCAGTCAACAAACCTGTTGAAGCACCTGGCATGCCTGATCTGCCCCTGCCGGCGAATGTACCTGCTTTTCATAGGCAGCATAAGAAACATTTTCCTCATGGTGCACCATGGCTTGGTCTAGCTCCAGCGCAGCCTCCTGATTATGGTCCTTTAGTAACTGCTGCGCACCCTCCTTCCAGTTCCAGCTTATCGAAGCCCTCAATGAAGAAAAATGGAGTGGTGCCTCCTGGTGCTGGCCTTGCACCTCCACATTCGACAGAGATTTCCCCTTCACAATCCAGTCCTAGTACTCTACCCGCTGGTTTGGCTCAGCCACCACTTTCTCCTCACACTTCCA ACTGTTGTGGACAAGATATGGTGCTCAAACGAGGAAGCCAGGACTGCCAATGTGTTTACCCATTAAAGATCGACCTTCTTCTCTTAAATGTCTCATCAAATCCTAattggaaacttttcctaaatgaaTTTGCTGCACAATTAGGTTTAAAGGTGTCTCAAATTGAGCTAATTAACTTTTACATGGTTGATCTTTCAAAGCTAAATATATCCATGGATATCACACCAGACAAGGGAGTTGGCTTATCATCTGATGAAGCTTTTGCAATAAATGCTTCGTTATCCATGCATAAGATCCAACTAGACCCAACACTAGTGGGTGGATACCAATTGCTCAACATTACCTTGTTTAAGCCACCGATTTCATCACAAG CTCCTCGTTCTGCTCTTTCACCAGTTGAGGTAGCTCCAAAGCTGCCTTCAGCTCCTGCAGTAGCAGTGTCTTCGGACAAAGGGAAACGTCCGAGTTTAATTCTTATTGTTGGGATTGTTGCTGGCATCTTAATCATCACTATCATATCAACACTCTTTATTTATTTCTGTGGATCTAATCACGGAAAGAAGAAAGGCTCCCATAAAGAAGTTG aaAAACCAATGCGTGTGGACGCTGTTCCAGCTCAGGGATCATTTCCCCATCCAACTAGTACACGGTTCCTTCCATATGAAGAACTGAAAGAAGCTACAAACAACTTTGCACCATCTAGTATACTTGGTGAGGGCGGCTTTGGCAGAGTTTTCAAGGGTGTGCTTAGTGATGGTACTGCTGTTGCAATAAAAAGACTTACTAGTGGAGGCCAACAAGGAGATAAAGAGTTTCTAGTTGAGGTTGAGATGCTGAGTAGGCTGCATCACCGTAATCTTGTGAAGCTTGTTGGTTACTATAGCAGTCGTGAGTTCTCACAGAACTTACTGTGTTATGAGCTTGTCTCAAATGGGAGTTTAGAGGCTTGGCTTCACG GCCCCTTAGGACTAAACTGCCCGCTGGATTGGGACACAAGAATGAAAATTGCGCTTGATGCAGCGAGAGGACTCGCATACTTGCACGAAGATTCTCAACCTTGTGTTATCCATAGAGATTTTAAGGCATCAAATATATTGCTCGAGAACAACTTTCATGCTAAAGTTGCTGATTTTGGCCTTGCCAAACAGGCCCCGGAAGGCCAAGCAAATTACCTCTCAACTCGTGTTATGGGCACATTTGG GTATGTAGCCCCTGAATATGCCATGACTGGGCACCTACTTGTAAAAAGTGATGTGTACAGCTATGGGGTTGTCCTCCTTGAACTGTTGACAGGAAGGAGGCCTGTTGATATGGCACAACCGTCAGGACAGGAGAATCTTGTCACTTGG GCCAGACCAATACTTAGAGACAAGGATCGTTTGGAAGAACTTGCTGACCCAAGAGTTGAGGGGAAGTATCCAAAGGAGGATTTTGTGCGGGTTTGCACAATTGCAGCAGCTTGTGTTGCTCCTGAAGCTAGCCAACGGCCTACAATGGGAGAAGTGGTTCAGTCGCTCAAGATGGTTCAGCGGGTAACTGAGTACCAGGATACTACTATAAATTCAGGCACTCGACCTAACTTAAGGCAGTCATCTACAACCTTTGAATCAGATGGTACCTCGTCTATGTTTTCTTCTGGTCCTTACTCTGGTTTGAGTGTCTTCGAGAATGACGTATCTAGGGCAGCTGTATTCTCCGAAGATCTTCATGAGGGAAGATGA